The genome window ATTACAATTAAAAGATCAGCAAGCTCAGATTATAAATAAGACTCAAATATACTCAAAATTTACAACACCAATTCCACTTAAGGAAAATTCCAAGAAGTGGCTTGAGGATTTCTTGAAACAAAATGTGCTAGAAGGTAGTTCTTACGTCTTTTGGGGATTAGAAGAGGACAAGGAAAGTGAAAAACGCGAATTAATCTTTTTTCAAGTATTTAGTGGGAAAACCGTTTTTAATAATAAAAATGCAGTGATTCACATTCTATTAAATGACAAAGAAGAGATGATTGAATACTATCAGACGTATTTAGAAGATATTGAAGAGATGAATATTGATGGAGATAAGACAGAAAGCTTTACAGCATTAAAGGCGATCGAGACGATGTATGAACGTAATGAGTTAAAACCAGGTAATGTCGTCACAGATGTGGATCTCGGTTACTACACGCTGTTTAAGGACTCACAAGTGTTCGTACCAACTTGGCACATTATAATAGACAACAAAGAGAGCTATTTCGTAAATGCATTAGAAGGACACATTATACGAGATGCAGCACAATGGGGAGATGAATCATGAGTTTTCATTTTAGTGTACTGTCGAGCGGCAGTACAGGAAATGCGATATATGTAGGAACAGATAAAATGAAGCTACTTGTCGACGCAGGTCATAGCGGGAAGCAAATGGAACTGTTATTTAATCAGGTGAACGTCAATCCAAAAGAGCTTTCAGGGATACTCGTTACACATGAGCATAGTGACCATATTAAAGGGGTAGGAATTCTATCACGTAAATATAATATTCCTATATATGCAAACAGTAAAACGTGGAAAGCAATGGAACATTTAATTGGGGAAATTCCATCTGACCAACGTTTTACGTTTGAGACAGGACAAGTCCTTTCCTTTATGGATATTGAGGTAGAGTCTTTTGGTGTATCACATGATGCAGCTGAGCCGATGTTTTATGTGTTTCATCATGAAGGGAAGAAGCTTGTCACGATTACAGATACAGGATATGTAAGTGATCGGATGAAAGGAATTATCCGTAATGCAGATGTGTATGTATTCGAAAGTAATCATGATGTAGAGATGCTTCGAATGGGACGATATCCGTGGAATATTAAAAGACGTATTTTAAGTGATGTCGGTCATGTCTCGAATGAGGATGCAGCACTTGCACTAGCTGATGTTATTGGGGACAGAACAAAAAGTGTGTTTCTTGCTCATTTAAGCCAAGATAATAACATGAAGGAATTAGCGAAAATGTCCGTACAGCAAACACTGGAATCAAAGGATATTGAAGTAGGAAATCGCTTTAAGCTTTTTGATACAGATCCTAAAAATGCAACAGCAATCACTGCTGTATGATTGGAGGTTAGCAACTAAAGGTTGCTAGCCTTTTTTTATTGGGAATGAGTATATTCTGTTCAGATACACAAACTATAGAGAGAGGTATAGTCGTTCTGACAATAAATTTTACATATTGAAAGGATGGGTGATAATGAGTGGGGTATTATGATCAAGATTATGACCATATTCGAAAAAAACAAAAAGGAAACCGAAATAATTTTCTCATAGCTATGTTGGTAGGGGCGGTGCTTGGAGCATTAGTAATCATTTTCGCAACACCTGTATTTGATCGTATTAATGTACCACAGTACGCTGCTCCAGAAGTAAGTGGCCCTACAAACGATACTAGTGATGCCACTCCAGGTCAAACCATAAACGTTGATGTCAC of Bacillus sp. BGMRC 2118 contains these proteins:
- a CDS encoding MBL fold metallo-hydrolase — protein: MSFHFSVLSSGSTGNAIYVGTDKMKLLVDAGHSGKQMELLFNQVNVNPKELSGILVTHEHSDHIKGVGILSRKYNIPIYANSKTWKAMEHLIGEIPSDQRFTFETGQVLSFMDIEVESFGVSHDAAEPMFYVFHHEGKKLVTITDTGYVSDRMKGIIRNADVYVFESNHDVEMLRMGRYPWNIKRRILSDVGHVSNEDAALALADVIGDRTKSVFLAHLSQDNNMKELAKMSVQQTLESKDIEVGNRFKLFDTDPKNATAITAV
- a CDS encoding transcriptional regulator, which produces MDWRKTKTIFIIVFLILDVFLLFQFVEKRNSNQLGLLAEKTLEEQLVDNEISIKATLPKGPMNETYISGTSREFVPEDLLQLKDQQAQIINKTQIYSKFTTPIPLKENSKKWLEDFLKQNVLEGSSYVFWGLEEDKESEKRELIFFQVFSGKTVFNNKNAVIHILLNDKEEMIEYYQTYLEDIEEMNIDGDKTESFTALKAIETMYERNELKPGNVVTDVDLGYYTLFKDSQVFVPTWHIIIDNKESYFVNALEGHIIRDAAQWGDES